The following proteins are encoded in a genomic region of Athene noctua unplaced genomic scaffold, bAthNoc1.hap1.1 HAP1_HAP1_scaffold_36, whole genome shotgun sequence:
- the LOC141974234 gene encoding olfactory receptor 14A16-like encodes MSNGSSTTEFLLLAFADRRELQLLHFWLFLGISLAALLGNGLIITAIACDHRLHTPMYFFLLNLSLLDLGSLSTTLPKAMANSLWHNRHISYSGCAAQTFMFAFFITAEFSLLTIMSYDRYVAICKPLHYGTLLGSRACVHMAAAAWGTGFLNSLLHTANTFSLPLCQGKTLDQFFCEIPQILKLSCSHSYLREVGLIMVSACLVFGCFVFIVVSYVQIFRAVLRIPSEQGRHEAFSTCLPHLAVVSLFISTAMVAHLKPPSISSPSLDLVVSFLYSVVPPAVNPLIYSMRNQEIKDVLRKLITRCYSEAINYSS; translated from the coding sequence atgtccaacggcagctccaccaccgagttcctcctcctggcattcgcagacagacgggagctgcagctcctgcacttctggctcttcctgggcatctccctggctgccctcctgggcaacggcctcatcatcaccgccatcgcctgtgaccaccgcctgcacacccccatgtacttcttcctcctcaacctctccctcctcgacctgggctccctctccaccactctccccaaagccatggccaactccctctggcacaacaggcacatctcctactcggggtgtgctgcacagacctTTATGTTTGCCTTCTTTAtcacagcagagttttctctcctcaccatcatgtcctacgaccgctacgttgccatctgcaaacccctgcactacgggaccctcctgggcagcagagcttgtgtccacatggcagcagctgcctggggcactgggttcctcaattctctcctgcacacggccaacacattttcactacctctctgccagggcaaaaccctggaccagttcttctgtgaaatcccccagatcctcaagctctcctgctcacactcctacctcagggaagttgggcttatcatggtcagtgcctgtttagtttttgggtgttttgtgttcattgtggtgtcctatgtgcagatcttcagggccgtgctgaggatcccctctgagcagggacggcacgaagccttttccacgtgcctccctcacctagCCGTGGTCTCTCTCTTTATCAGCACGGCCATGGTTGCccacctgaagccgccctccatctcctccccatccctggacctggtggtgtcatttctgtactcggtggtgcccccagcagtgaaccccctcatctacagcatgaggaaccaggagatcaaggatgTCCTGAGGAAACTGATAACCAGATGTTATTCTGAAGCAATAAACTACTCATCTTAA
- the LOC141974249 gene encoding olfactory receptor 14J1-like encodes MSNGSSIAEFLLLAFADRRELQLLHFWLFLGISLAALLGNGLIITAIACDHRLHTPMYFFLLNLSLLDLGSLSTTLPKAMANSLWDNRHISYLGCAAQTFFFFFFATAEFSLLTIMSYDRYVAICKPLHYGTLLGSRACVHMAAAAWGTGFLNSLLHTANTFSLPLCQGNTLDQFFCEIPHILKLSCSYLDYLREAGLLLVAIFFSFICFIFIVVSYVQIFRAVLRIPSEQGRHKAFSTCLPHLAVVSIFISTAIFAYLNPTSVSFPFLDLVVSFLYSVVPPVVNPLIYSLRNQEIKDALRKLRSG; translated from the coding sequence atgtccaacggcagctccatcgccgagttcctcctcctggcattcgcagacagacgggagctgcagctcctgcacttctggctcttcctgggcatctccctggctgccctcctgggcaacggcctcatcatcaccgccatcgcctgtgaccaccgcctgcacacccccatgtacttcttcctcctcaacctctccctcctcgacctgggctccctctccaccactctccccaaagccatggccaactccctctgggacaacaggcacatctcctacttggggtgtgctgcacagacattttttttctttttctttgctacagcagagttttctctcctcaccatcatgtcctacgaccgctacgttgccatctgcaaacccctgcactacgggaccctcctgggcagcagagcttgtgtccacatggcagcagctgcctggggcactgggttcctcaattctctcctgcacacggccaacacattttcactgccactgtgccagggcaacaccctggaccagttcttctgtgaaatcccccacatcctcaagctctcctgctcataTTTAGACTACCTCAGGGAAGCTGGTCTTCTTCTTGttgctatctttttttcttttatttgttttattttcattgtggtgtcctatgtgcagatcttcagggccgtgctgaggatcccctctgagcagggacggcacaaagccttttccacgtgcctccctcacctggccgtggtctccatCTTTATCAGCACGGCCATATTTGCCTACCTGAACCCTACGTCTGTGTCATTCCCATTCCTGGACCTGGTGGTATCATTTCTCTATTCAGTTGTGCCTCCTGttgtgaaccccctcatctacagcttgaggaaccaggagatcaaggatgccctgaggaaactgaggtctggatga
- the LOC141974235 gene encoding olfactory receptor 14J1-like: MASGIECTFNKCANDTELCGAADALDGRDVPSRGPEEATRVIRCLEHLSSEDRLRRLGMFMPEKRKLTGGLLEAFQCFKKADRKDVEGLFIREWRDGKRAEFSLLTIMSYDRYVAICKPLHYGTLLGSRACVHMAAAAWGTGFLNSLLHTANTFSLPLCQGNTLDQFFCEIPQILKLSCSHSYLREVGLIMVSACLAFGCFVFIVVSYVQIFRAVLRIPSEQGRHKAFSTCLPHLAVVSLFISTGTFANLKSPSLSSPSLDLAVSFLYSVVPPAVNPLIYSMRNQELKQTLKKLIQSAAELSCLTMDIECPLQTPRGI; this comes from the exons atggccagtgggatcgagtgcaccttcaACAAGTGCGccaacgacaccgagctgtgcGGGGCGGCTGACGCCCTGGacggaagggatgtgccatccagag gtccagaagaggccacaagGGTCATcaggtgcctggagcacctctcttctgaggacaggctgagacgtCTGGGGATGTTCATgccagagaagagaaagctcacgGGAGGCCTTCTAGAGGCCTTCCAGTGCTTCAAGAAGGCCGacaggaaagatgtggagggactctttatcagggagtggagggaTGGGAAGAGAG cagagttttctctcctcaccatcatgtcctacgaccgctacgttgccatctgcaaacccctgcactacgggaccctcctgggcagcagagcttgtgtccacatggcagcagctgcctggggcactgggttcctcaattctctcctgcacacggccaacacattttcactgcctctctgccagggcaacaccctggaccagttcttctgtgaaatcccccagatcctcaagctctcctgctcacactcctacctcagggaagttgggcttatcatggtcagtgcctgtttggcttttgggtgttttgtgttcattgtggtgtcctatgtgcagatcttcagggccgtgctgaggatcccctctgagcagggacggcacaaagccttttccacgtgcctccctcacctggccgtggtctccctctttatcagcactggCACATTTGCCAACCTGAagtccccctccctctcctccccatccctggacctggcggtgtcatttctgtactcggtggtgcctccagcagtgaaccccctcatctacagcatgaggaaccaggagcttaaacagacactgaagaagctgattcaatcagct